tgatattttaagGTTTATTATGCTTAAAGGGGTGTTAACAAAATTTCAGTATGCTTTTAAGGTTATTATTCATATTTTCCAATTTACTTATAAAGAATGAGAGAAGTCATGACACTGGGAACTTATATAGCAGAATCAAGGAATGAGAATCAAATCAACTcataccaaataaaaaataaaaaattcaaatcaacCACTCCTAGTTGATCCTATTCTTAATTTGACGGCATTCGATTGCAAATTTTGGCATGGAATCCACATAAATTTTAGTTCTTTATGTAACATAAACACATGAGAAGTTATGATTAGAATCATTCCAATATCTATGTGTTAGTAAAcacaagagaagaagaaatcataATCATTCCAACGCCCATTCCTGATAATTAagatttctcttttattttctgatggATTTTCGATTATGTATTTGATAAAATAGTATAAACAGATAAAAGatagatttttctttcttttctttttctggctTTTAAAATTAGAAAGATTGAACTAAATTAAGCATgagtaaaaaaacaaaaagtttaagGTTGAAGAAATGTGGAACTGGGTGGTTCAGCTTGACCAATCTATATAAGCCCAGCCGTTAACGGTTGGTAAACCGCCAGTTGCCACCAAAAAGGCATGGACGTAACATGACAAATTACGTTTGCCCTTCATTCAGATAAATAATTACACTACTAGACAACAACGAACCACCAGCACCGAAATACCCTTAAAACCTCGAGGGTAGTTTCGTCATTTGAAACAACATTGTATCATACCCACTGCTAATAAAATGGTTCCGTttaaaatttcacaaaacgaaaaaccaaaaccaaaaaacagaaCCTGAAATCAATTTGGGGTTTCATTTCCACACATCTCTACCTCTCTCTTTTGCCTGAGGAGGTGTTCAAGCACCTCTTCGGATTCATTTGTTCTCGCTAATTTCTCTAGGATTTGTCTCTCCAATGGCGTCCGAAATCTTCAATGACAAGAACGCTGTTTTCAGAAAACTGAAAGCAAAGTCAGAAAACAaggttcttttgtttttttaaatatcatttgccttttttgtttgggttatTCTTAAAACTTTTATATgggtttttgattttgatgcaaAATTCGATATGGGTCTGTTAGATCTGATTCAGATCTGTGTTCTGTGCTTGGATCTTGAGTTTTGATTTTCGTTTTGTGGGTTTTTGCTCCAGATGTGTTTCGATTGCAATGCAAAGAACCCAACTTGGGCCTCGGTTACATATGGGATCTTTCTCTGCATCGATTGCTCGGCCGCTCACCGCAGTCTCGGCGTTCACATCAGCTTTGTTAGGTATGTTTCATGTGGCTGTAAGGATCCTTAATTCTCTCAATCCgtattttgttatattttggGTGTTGGAGTAGCCGTTTTGAGTACATAtgattgaatgtttattgctTTAACTATTGGTGCATTTTGTGATGTAGTCTAATTTATGTTACGAGAACTCAAAGTTCTGTTTTTAAATAAGAGGGAACTGAAATCATGTTACATGTTGGGGATCGGACTCATAGTTGGTGTCATTAATTAAATCTTAGGAATTTGGTAATTAGATAGACGTTTGATGGGATTGGATGGAGGGTGCAGCAAGAAACTTGGGCCAGAAGTGCGAAAGGTTATGCTTTATTTTAGGAACCGTGAtctgttttgttcttttaatagaAAGGAGATTTGTGGAAAGCACCTCTTGTGGTTCTTTGTATCTGTTTGAGCTAGATGGAGTATAAGTCCTACAATTTGACCCAAACCTAATATCTGAAGTACAACTGAAACTATAAGGCAAACAAGGGAACTGTTGCATGCATTCTTAGGAAGACTGCAAAGGTAGATAAGAAGTTGCACACACACGCACCCATACGACTGCAATGAAGCCATTAGTTTTATgtgattcaaaattattagcAGTTCTTTCCATAATGACTTATGCATTTATTCGTTGTTACTTTCCACTTAATGGAAAAGCTTTCCTGTTACTTTCCCCTCGTCCTTCCCCGATCTTCCTAGACGAGCCCTTTCCAAGGATGTTCTCAGAGCACATCCCTTTCCTCCAGATGACGACCTTCCCCCACCCCCTCCTGCCCGATCTTGCCTACCAACCATTTCCCCTCCTTAATGTGGTCTTCCCAAACAATCCACTCTCCCCCCTCCCTACCCCAATCCCCCACTCACTCGGAATCTTCCTGTCTCCATACCCCTTGGCCCTCCCCTCCATCCCCCGTCATCTTTCCCCACCTTCGATTGTTGAGATTATTTTAGCATCAGGGATGGATATGATAGTTTGAATTCAGATTTCACTTCTCCATGTAATGAAATTGGACCTAGATTTATTCTCCATGTAATGATTCTAAGTTTACATAAAAGATACTTTCTTGataaataatttgttttttaatggATTGTACAAGTAAAATCATGTGTATTTTTCAAAGGTTGAGTTGAATATGATTGTCAGATCATTTAGATTTAATAATGCATCCTATTTGAAATTCACATTTGGGTTtctgcaaaagcaaaatcGTGACAATGACAATCTTATAattgatttgtttaatttgtgcaGATCCACAAATTTAGACTCATGGACTCCTGAACAGCTTAAAACGATGAGCTTCGGTGGAAACAACCGCGCACAGGTTTTCTTTAAGCAGCATGGATGGACGGATGGAGGCAAAATTGAGGCAAAATATACATCAAGAGCTGCCGATTTATACAGGCAGATGCTTTCTAAAGAAGTTGCCAAAAGTATGGCAGAAGAGGCAGGTCTTCCGTCATCACCTGTTGCATCTCAGTCAGGACAAGCATCTAATGGGCTTCCTGATGTCAAGACCAGTGAAGCTCCAAAAGAAACATCTTTAGCAAGGAAAGAAACCCCTGAAGTCTCTGCTCCCCCGAAAGCCCCCCATACATTTGTTACCAGTACTGTCAAGAAGCCTCTTGGTGCTAAGAAAACTGGGAAGACTGGGGGGCTTGGTGCTCGCAAACTTACTACAAAGGTTGTGATTTCTGATTATCGCTtagaataaattatttatcaGCAATGGTATCTTTGAGTTctgtttcctattttattataatttttaggGAAAATGCCTTTTTCTTAGCGAGATAACTTTTATCAAATGCAGTCAAGTGAAAGCCTGTACGATCAGAAACCTGAAGAACCTGTTATACCAGTGCCTTCCTCAACTAACAGCACTCCAACAACAGCTGGCTCGTCCTTTGTGTCTCGTTTTGAGTATGTAGAAATTGTCCAAAATCCTGAGACGAATCCCAATGGCGCTCATGTAATTAGTCATATTGCTCCACCAAAGTCGTCAAATTTCTTTGCGGATTTTGGAATGGACAGTAATTTTCCCAAGAGAACTAGTTCAAATTCCTCCAAAGTTCAAGTAAGTTATATTCGACCAATGACATTCACATATAAGTAGTTTTCCCAAGGGaactaatttgttttttatgtttcttGTTACTTGCCCACTAATAAATATTAGTTCTTTAGAAATAAATCGTTAATTTAGGACCTGCTACaatgtgaaaaaaattaaggctCCAATTCCCTAATCTATATTGCACTTTTCACAGCAGGATTTAAGGCTTGACATGATTTAGAAGTGTTAGGGTGACAAATTTAAGAGAACCAAAAAGGCTAAGCTTTTCCTATCATCTGGtcaaggaagaaagaagaaaatagacACTGTATTACTATGTGAGAAACAATGGTCAGACATGAAATCTATTCTATCATAAAAGGGAGAAGCTTCAGGTTTTTGTTTAAGTTTTGAAGACCCTGAAATCCCTTTTGCTATAAGAAACGgttcaaacaaacaaatttatcTAAAGAGGGGAAAATAGTAAAGTACAAAACTGAGTTTAGAAGGAAATAAAAAGCTGCTACAGTTTAAATAATGGTGGGGTGAAAACTGTctacttgtttgtttttcatagTTTTACtgtttagttttattttactaTTAATGTTTTAATTGTATTTGCAAAAGCCTCCATTGATGTCAGAAGGTTAATGCATTTTTAAGTTTCTAATCAAACTCAGAACACCTCAATTCCTAGATGAGGATGAATATATCGTTCTTCTCTGTAGTTATACTGCAGGTTGATATGGATGAGGAAGGAATCATTTTACCAAAACTTTGTGAAATTGGGGCTGTGTCTATAACAAATCTGCTCGTATATCatagaaaatattttttaaagaaatttgtTAATGAATTTTCTTGTCTTGAACTTTTCAAACTTGCCTCTGAACTGTCTGGATAGTTATTACTCCAGCATTTAATTCAACATTGTTCAGTGAAATTCAACTTTTAAGGTCACCACTAATTAATTGAAGTGATGTTTTTGCTTCCTGTATGTTCATTAAAAGGAGTAATTTACACATTTGTAGTTTCTGagtgtttgttctttttctttattttccggCCATTCATTGTTTTTGAGGTCACCACTAATTAATTGAAATGCTTTATGTTTATCCTAAAGAGGCTCAAGTCCGTTTGCTTGATATTAGTAATATGGGAAGCAACCAAATGGAGTTTTTGTAGTGTGCAACAGTTTTCATATTCCTAAAATCTGTAAGGTCCAGAAATTCTACTCAGAAGTAAACGAGTAggcaaattttcccccatggGTGAGAAAGCATCCTAACATATTACATGTATTTGGTTATCTAAGTTCTGGGGTAAAAACATTCCTTTTCAGGCAGTCACTAcaatttgaagtttttataATCGTAATCTAATAGGCAGATTATTGTcttaaaaaatagacaaaagaACATGAGATTGTTGAGTGAGTTACATTATCCTTTAAATGGTTCATGTATGCTTGGCGAGGAGTACTTTCGTTTGCTCCATTCcaattttatgttgtttttaagTGGCAATGACCATATGCCTCAAATGGTAAGGCCTTGTTTTATCAAATAGTGGGGCCttattttatcaaatggtAGCATTATTTAAAGAATCATTATGACAATGGGAATGTAGTATCCTTCTCATGCATGATATCCAGTCCTGATGGATACTGTGGGAATGTTTAGCCCGTTTTCAGGAAGACGTATGCTGCTGGTGGTTTCCTCAATCTAAAAAATCTGTCTTAGTGTTTGCtcttttggttatttttgCAATTGTCCTTTTGCACTTGCATATTGGCTGATGGAGACACCAACTTGTGACATATAACAGAGTTGCTTTATGTCATGGTTCAGCACACTGATAACCAGTTTGCATTTCTGTTCAtgttattttgtgtgtgtttcttTATATtgatgttttgttgtttttcagATTCAGGAAACTGATGAAGCAAGGAAGAAATTCACAAATGCAAAATCTATCTCTTCCGCACAATTTTTTGGTGATCAGAACAAATCTGCTGATGTTGATGCTCAAGCCTCCTTGCAGAAGTTCTCGGTAT
This genomic interval from Prunus dulcis unplaced genomic scaffold, ALMONDv2, whole genome shotgun sequence contains the following:
- the LOC117613439 gene encoding probable ADP-ribosylation factor GTPase-activating protein AGD8; the protein is MASEIFNDKNAVFRKLKAKSENKMCFDCNAKNPTWASVTYGIFLCIDCSAAHRSLGVHISFVRSTNLDSWTPEQLKTMSFGGNNRAQVFFKQHGWTDGGKIEAKYTSRAADLYRQMLSKEVAKSMAEEAGLPSSPVASQSGQASNGLPDVKTSEAPKETSLARKETPEVSAPPKAPHTFVTSTVKKPLGAKKTGKTGGLGARKLTTKSSESLYDQKPEEPVIPVPSSTNSTPTTAGSSFVSRFEYVEIVQNPETNPNGAHVISHIAPPKSSNFFADFGMDSNFPKRTSSNSSKVQIQETDEARKKFTNAKSISSAQFFGDQNKSADVDAQASLQKFSGSAAISSADLFGDRDDNLPLDLTASDLINRLSFQAQQDISSLKNIAGETGKKLSSLASNLMTDLQDRIL